One genomic region from Gemmatimonadota bacterium encodes:
- a CDS encoding TonB-dependent receptor plug domain-containing protein, with product MRTHRSNAWFGVAAVASLLGCATAGVQKGDRTSDGTVTITQEQIARTSATSAWEVLKNEVRRYTYKEDRSGRPLRIVAQRGVSSIILSDSDAPMVIIDGARLTDIAALAQLPATAIASIEILSGIRGSGSQGTNASAGVIYIHTREASSP from the coding sequence ATGCGCACTCACCGCTCGAACGCGTGGTTCGGTGTCGCGGCAGTTGCTTCACTGCTGGGATGTGCCACCGCGGGCGTACAGAAAGGCGACAGAACGTCCGATGGTACAGTCACCATCACACAGGAACAGATCGCACGCACGTCGGCGACGTCCGCGTGGGAAGTGCTGAAGAACGAAGTGCGCCGATACACATACAAGGAGGATCGGTCGGGCAGACCCCTGCGAATCGTAGCCCAGCGCGGAGTCAGCTCGATAATACTGTCCGACTCCGACGCACCGATGGTGATCATCGACGGCGCGCGCCTGACCGACATTGCCGCACTCGCGCAGCTTCCGGCGACCGCCATTGCCAGCATCGAGATTCTGAGTGGAATTCGCGGCAGCGGCTCGCAGGGCACGAACGCGTCGGCCGGCGTGATCTACATCCATACACGCGAGGCCTCGTCGCCGTAG
- a CDS encoding RagB/SusD family nutrient uptake outer membrane protein yields the protein MKIGTVLRGITGRPARLAALAAVITLSACDTQKILQVTDPDVARPDAFTSASALPALYAGAVGSFGGAFDGPTGDWQQVQMSATLSDEFINTETFPTRIETDQRAQTITNTSLGPLFLTLNQARAAAERAVSAFKALAKTKADSTGYAESLALNGMVYVLFAENYCGSVPTSVQNSDGSFTFGVGLTTDQLSDSAISKFNQATAGGGSSLTASIKSLAAVGLGRALLDKGDFAGAAAAVAGVPTTFQYIYTHSQTSAGQNNGTWALTANVARFGEADRKGTNGLPYASDGDIKVKGAAADPRVADSVRAGTGLGFDGFTRQLVQTKYPSRTSSTVIADGVEARLIEAEAALQAGSPTNALTILNALRSNAALLSLRGYPPNSLPPLTLQTTAAAQRDQLFKERAYWLYLTSHRLGDMRRLIRQYGLGAEQVFPTGIYVHNGGNYGTDVNTPVPQAEQNNPSYVAGSCKQNQA from the coding sequence ATGAAGATCGGAACAGTCTTGCGTGGAATCACGGGTCGGCCGGCCCGACTCGCGGCTCTAGCCGCTGTGATCACGCTCTCCGCTTGCGATACGCAGAAGATCCTGCAGGTAACAGATCCGGACGTGGCACGACCGGATGCGTTCACGAGCGCGTCGGCGCTGCCGGCACTGTACGCTGGTGCCGTCGGCTCCTTCGGGGGCGCGTTCGACGGGCCAACCGGAGACTGGCAGCAGGTTCAAATGTCCGCCACGCTGTCGGACGAATTCATCAATACCGAAACATTTCCTACGCGTATAGAGACAGATCAGCGGGCGCAAACGATCACCAACACGAGTCTGGGACCGTTGTTCCTGACACTCAACCAGGCGCGCGCCGCTGCGGAACGTGCGGTCAGCGCCTTCAAGGCGCTGGCGAAAACCAAGGCCGATAGCACCGGCTACGCGGAATCACTGGCACTTAACGGCATGGTTTACGTGTTGTTCGCGGAAAACTATTGCGGTTCCGTTCCAACCAGCGTTCAGAATTCCGACGGCTCGTTTACCTTCGGCGTCGGGCTGACGACTGATCAGCTGTCAGACAGTGCGATATCGAAGTTCAATCAGGCGACTGCCGGCGGTGGATCGTCGCTCACCGCGAGCATCAAGTCGCTCGCGGCGGTGGGATTGGGCCGCGCGCTACTGGATAAGGGCGACTTCGCTGGCGCCGCAGCTGCTGTCGCGGGCGTTCCAACGACGTTCCAGTACATCTATACGCATTCCCAGACCAGCGCTGGGCAGAACAACGGTACGTGGGCATTGACGGCCAACGTTGCCCGCTTCGGTGAGGCAGACCGAAAGGGAACCAATGGTCTCCCGTACGCCAGTGATGGCGATATCAAGGTAAAGGGCGCTGCCGCGGATCCACGCGTCGCTGACAGTGTCCGCGCAGGTACGGGCCTCGGCTTCGACGGCTTCACCAGGCAGTTGGTGCAGACCAAGTATCCGTCGCGCACGTCATCGACCGTGATCGCCGACGGTGTGGAAGCACGTCTGATCGAGGCGGAAGCGGCACTTCAGGCCGGAAGCCCGACCAACGCGCTCACGATCCTCAACGCGCTTCGCAGTAACGCTGCGTTGCTTTCGCTCCGTGGGTATCCACCCAATTCTCTGCCGCCGCTAACGCTTCAAACGACAGCTGCCGCGCAGAGAGATCAGCTCTTCAAGGAGCGCGCATACTGGCTCTATCTCACCTCGCATCGCCTCGGCGACATGCGTCGCTTGATCCGCCAGTACGGTCTCGGTGCGGAACAGGTCTTCCCGACCGGTATCTACGTTCACAACGGCGGCAATTACGGCACTGACGTCAACACGCCGGTACCGCAGGCCGAGCAGAACAACCCGAGTTACGTCGCGGGGTCGTGCAAGCAGAATCAAGCGTAG
- a CDS encoding zinc-dependent metalloprotease, with product MTNRLIITLGTAVLTVGCAHNATPPAPTPSPVRAGAAASTNAEVAGAPRDSTPRITPGVAPRPRPYNRVITSEAKTRRGLFIVHRVGDKLYFEIPRNELGKDMLLVGRYARAAAENPNAPGGGFGDYGGDEFGERTLRWDRDGDRIILRSPSFAITADSSLAVYRAVQNSNYSPIVAVFNVEAYGRDSAAVIDVTRLYTTAVPEFAAIRGTIDERRSFVESAIAFPDNVEVEATETGVPAPAPARPGTPPAPATPRELQTAQSVLAHWSLVRLPEIPMMPRRFDERVGFFSVRNVNFGVEQRAAQRQFITRYRLVKKDPSAALSEPVKPIIYYVDPATPDRWKPWIRKAITDWQPAFEAAGFKNAIIAMDPPANDPDWSPDDIRHTMIRWLPSTVENAVGPHVSDPRTGEILNGSVRIFQNVLNLQRDWYFTQAAQVDPRARSFPMPDSLMGRLLEFVVAHEIGHTIGLRHDQLGSSTYPADSVRSATWVHKMGHSPSIMDYSRFNYVAQPEDHIPLEDIIPRIGPYDKYAIMWGYKPIPAAMTTDAERPMLDQWARMQDSIPWYRFSENNEAGGFGTLTEAVGDADPVKSTGYGFKNLERVVGYINGAATEQGEDNSDLREIYDRTVNQWTTEANHVTTVVGGAEVQYKSGSQPGAVYTPLSRARQADAIRFLNDNVFKTPTFLIRPDIARRIEADGMIRRIDNAQGRILSSLLDDQRMNRLLGDEALATNKRDTYTLVNMLDDMRHGIWSELASSHVAIDPYRRALQDTYLTQIDRKLNAPATTAARAGFGPPQPPLSDDAKSALRGELVSLTADIKRASGNATDRETQLHLADAEHRIGEILNPKK from the coding sequence ATGACCAACAGGCTGATCATCACTCTGGGTACTGCAGTGCTCACAGTTGGATGCGCGCACAACGCGACGCCGCCAGCTCCGACGCCATCACCGGTGAGAGCTGGCGCAGCCGCCAGCACGAACGCGGAGGTCGCAGGCGCACCCCGCGATTCCACACCACGAATCACACCGGGTGTCGCCCCGAGACCACGCCCGTACAACCGGGTTATCACATCCGAGGCGAAGACACGACGCGGGCTCTTCATAGTGCATCGCGTGGGCGACAAGCTTTACTTCGAAATACCGCGCAACGAGCTCGGCAAGGACATGCTGCTCGTGGGCCGGTACGCACGCGCCGCGGCCGAGAATCCGAATGCGCCGGGAGGCGGCTTCGGCGACTACGGCGGCGATGAATTCGGCGAGCGTACACTTAGGTGGGATCGCGATGGCGATCGCATAATACTCCGCTCGCCATCTTTCGCCATTACCGCGGACTCGTCGCTGGCGGTCTATCGCGCGGTTCAGAATTCCAACTACTCACCGATCGTCGCGGTCTTCAATGTCGAGGCATATGGCCGCGACAGCGCGGCGGTGATCGATGTAACTCGTCTCTACACAACGGCAGTACCTGAGTTCGCCGCCATACGTGGAACCATCGACGAGCGCCGTTCATTTGTCGAGAGCGCCATCGCATTCCCCGATAACGTCGAGGTCGAAGCAACCGAGACCGGCGTACCCGCACCAGCGCCGGCGCGACCGGGAACACCACCCGCGCCCGCGACGCCACGGGAGCTGCAGACCGCGCAGAGCGTCCTCGCACACTGGAGTCTGGTGCGCCTGCCGGAGATTCCGATGATGCCGCGCAGATTCGACGAGCGCGTCGGGTTCTTCTCAGTTCGGAACGTGAACTTCGGCGTCGAGCAGCGCGCGGCACAGCGCCAGTTCATAACACGCTATCGCCTCGTCAAGAAGGATCCGAGTGCGGCACTGTCGGAGCCGGTCAAGCCTATCATCTATTACGTGGATCCCGCCACGCCGGATCGGTGGAAGCCATGGATCCGCAAGGCGATCACCGATTGGCAGCCCGCATTCGAAGCCGCCGGTTTCAAGAACGCGATCATAGCAATGGACCCGCCGGCCAATGACCCCGACTGGTCACCCGACGACATACGTCACACAATGATCCGCTGGCTGCCGTCCACGGTCGAAAATGCCGTCGGCCCGCACGTCAGCGATCCGCGTACGGGTGAGATATTGAATGGCTCCGTGCGCATCTTCCAGAACGTGCTCAACCTTCAGCGCGACTGGTACTTCACGCAGGCCGCGCAGGTGGATCCACGCGCGCGCAGCTTCCCGATGCCGGATTCGCTGATGGGCAGATTGCTGGAGTTCGTCGTCGCACACGAGATCGGTCACACGATCGGCTTGCGGCACGACCAGCTCGGAAGCTCGACGTATCCCGCGGACAGCGTCCGAAGTGCGACGTGGGTGCACAAGATGGGACACTCGCCGTCGATCATGGACTACTCGCGCTTCAACTACGTGGCGCAGCCGGAAGACCACATTCCGCTGGAAGACATCATCCCACGCATCGGTCCATACGACAAGTACGCGATCATGTGGGGCTACAAGCCGATTCCGGCCGCGATGACCACTGACGCCGAGCGTCCGATGCTGGATCAGTGGGCGCGCATGCAGGACAGCATCCCGTGGTATCGCTTTTCCGAGAACAACGAAGCGGGCGGCTTCGGCACTCTTACAGAAGCCGTAGGTGACGCGGATCCGGTCAAGTCCACAGGCTACGGCTTCAAGAACCTGGAACGCGTCGTCGGCTACATAAACGGAGCAGCGACCGAGCAAGGCGAGGATAACAGCGACCTGCGCGAGATATACGACCGCACTGTCAACCAGTGGACAACGGAAGCAAATCACGTAACGACCGTCGTTGGCGGCGCGGAAGTGCAGTACAAGTCCGGAAGTCAGCCAGGTGCCGTCTACACTCCACTGTCACGCGCTCGGCAGGCCGACGCGATTCGCTTTCTCAACGACAACGTGTTCAAAACGCCGACCTTCCTGATCCGGCCGGACATCGCGCGCAGAATCGAAGCCGATGGCATGATCAGACGCATCGACAACGCGCAGGGACGGATTCTCAGCAGCCTCCTGGACGATCAGCGAATGAACCGCCTGCTCGGCGACGAGGCACTCGCCACGAACAAGCGCGATACGTACACGCTCGTGAACATGCTGGACGACATGCGCCACGGAATCTGGAGCGAGCTGGCATCGTCGCACGTCGCAATCGATCCGTACCGGCGTGCGTTGCAGGATACCTATCTCACACAGATCGATCGCAAGCTGAACGCACCGGCAACTACCGCGGCGCGCGCAGGCTTCGGTCCACCGCAGCCACCGCTATCGGACGATGCAAAGTCCGCGCTTCGCGGCGAGCTCGTCTCACTTACCGCCGACATCAAGCGTGCGAGTGGGAATGCGACGGACAGGGAGACACAGCTTCACCTCGCCGACGCGGAGCATCGCATCGGGGAGATCCTGAACCCCAAGAAGTAG
- a CDS encoding Ig-like domain-containing protein, with amino-acid sequence MFVSAVCIIPGLTCGGDSATGPRTLKAPPPLAIIKFDRLVDSVDLQGTSTIIATFFDSAGSPVVPTSISWSIADSTIAKVSSTGVVTGVHTGTTSVTLRANSVSASLPVVVTAPAARARIVPGVLDLGVGHTIATQTLAFSAAGDTLHGRSYTYSVDNPAVATVTSAGVVHGIAPGKATLTVTSGAASATAPISVAALGIAGFKIDLRFVGNVSSTVKAAAAQAAQRWETVISAPLIPYHVVTTANLCGAGIPAVDTVETSMMIVIQSDSIDGRSNTVGEGGPCIIRDDAPQFTALGTITVDSADVASLDQQGVLVSMLTHEMGHVLGIGTLWSDGTVRDSVTYFPNTAAGLGGPDPVFIGHAARVASAELGFTADSSLGVPIENSGGDGTRDGHWRATVFGHELMTGTLHNGLDPLSLVTIEALADFGYTVVPEAADDFSAANAFNPNVPVSPSAAINVPSAASSGTAIKERLLFPRFTVSRGGTLHRIRGSSGPAAPK; translated from the coding sequence GTGTTCGTATCGGCCGTCTGTATCATCCCGGGTCTGACATGCGGCGGCGATTCCGCTACGGGCCCACGAACGTTGAAGGCGCCGCCTCCGCTCGCGATCATCAAGTTCGATCGGTTGGTGGATTCTGTCGATTTGCAGGGCACGAGCACGATCATCGCCACATTCTTCGACTCCGCTGGATCACCGGTTGTTCCGACGTCGATCTCGTGGAGCATCGCCGACTCGACCATCGCGAAAGTATCGAGCACTGGCGTGGTTACCGGTGTGCACACCGGCACGACGTCGGTCACCCTGCGGGCCAACAGCGTGTCGGCGTCGCTTCCCGTGGTCGTGACGGCTCCGGCGGCGCGCGCGAGGATTGTGCCCGGCGTGCTCGATCTCGGCGTCGGCCACACTATTGCGACACAGACGTTGGCATTTTCCGCCGCGGGTGACACACTGCACGGAAGGAGTTACACATACTCGGTCGACAATCCCGCGGTTGCCACAGTCACTTCGGCTGGTGTCGTGCATGGAATCGCGCCGGGAAAGGCTACGCTCACAGTTACTTCAGGGGCGGCATCGGCCACAGCTCCCATTTCAGTCGCCGCGCTCGGCATCGCTGGCTTCAAGATCGATCTCCGATTCGTCGGCAACGTTTCATCGACGGTGAAAGCGGCAGCAGCGCAGGCGGCGCAAAGATGGGAAACTGTAATCTCTGCGCCGCTCATCCCGTACCATGTAGTCACCACGGCGAACCTGTGCGGCGCAGGAATCCCTGCAGTCGATACGGTCGAAACGAGCATGATGATCGTCATCCAGTCTGACTCGATCGACGGCCGATCGAATACGGTCGGGGAGGGCGGCCCGTGCATAATTCGCGACGATGCGCCGCAGTTCACTGCACTCGGCACCATCACCGTCGATTCCGCCGATGTCGCTTCGCTGGACCAGCAGGGTGTTCTGGTATCGATGTTGACTCACGAGATGGGTCACGTGCTCGGCATCGGAACTCTGTGGTCCGATGGTACGGTACGCGATTCGGTGACGTACTTTCCGAATACTGCCGCAGGGCTTGGCGGGCCTGATCCCGTCTTCATCGGGCACGCAGCGAGAGTCGCATCCGCGGAACTCGGCTTCACTGCCGACTCGTCGCTCGGCGTTCCGATCGAAAACTCGGGCGGTGATGGAACGCGCGACGGCCACTGGCGTGCGACTGTATTCGGTCACGAGCTGATGACAGGCACGCTTCACAACGGGCTGGATCCGCTGAGTCTCGTGACCATCGAGGCGCTGGCAGACTTTGGCTACACCGTTGTTCCGGAGGCTGCCGACGACTTCAGCGCGGCGAATGCGTTCAACCCCAACGTTCCTGTCTCTCCCTCCGCCGCCATCAACGTTCCTTCTGCCGCGTCTTCGGGCACGGCGATCAAGGAGCGACTGCTGTTTCCACGGTTCACGGTGTCACGCGGTGGCACTCTGCACCGGATCCGTGGGTCGTCCGGGCCTGCGGCACCAAAGTGA
- a CDS encoding SusC/RagA family TonB-linked outer membrane protein, whose translation MTIRYLNRVLLFIAGTLVAPAILVAQQTGGTITGSVVDASSHAPIPSVRIQIVGSQRATLGDAEGKFRITVPAAGQYQVRAMRIGFAASTQTATVAEGSSANIVFTLSPVAISLEEVVTTATGETKRKKEQGTAVAIVQPKPVELATAQSASQLLTGKVAGVDVATTGGTVGSGSRIRIRGANSLSLSNEPLLIVDGVRYNNQFSGIGVGGQAPSSFNNINPEDIADIQVLKGPAAAAQYGTAAANGVLQITTKHGANTKPRWNAYAEGGTIQDVATYPSNYHQVGVTTAGKRTTTCTLDSQTLGNCTPNPDSLVFYNPLAASGALIHGHHGGYGLSVNGGTDAVNYYVSGSFDRQQGVFAVDQDQKASGRANVNAVLSPQLNVQVGSSYLTDHLRLPQNDNNTLGVVSAALLGSAFPNAADGYLNGQLPQVLYAINTRQDIQRYGSTINSTYTPLSWLTATGVFGLDYTNRWDHEVIPPNVVTFGSLPQGQVTSNPTSLYDYTANGTLSAHWSPFGQLKTTTSAGFAFAKELIQGTQAFGAGLLGGTGSLSGTSARFAVSSTNTDNKTIGGLASEELAYADRLFITGSVRTDQNSAFGQNFGHITYPSISGSWVVDEQSWFPKTNLFNSLRLRAASGRSGRQPNFRDAITFFNEQTVTVSGADVPGIIVGGTGNPNLRPERSSEFEFGFDAGFLAQHIGLEVTHYHKRTDDLLVAVPLAPSLGLTATQFQNLGAVLNTGWEYVANVKVLDARKVQFDFSVNASTNNNKLLTLGLLPTGKPVPPIVVNSDQQHRVGYALGSYWLKPMSFKDANGDGIIARSEITVGDTAVYLGNIFPTRNYSVTPNLTLFNWMRFSALIDHKGGFKLFNNTARFRCAFGNCQAAYDKSAPLADQAASIAATSLGTDAGYVEDATFTKLRELSVTFIASPRVARAFHARGLDLTIAGRNLHTWTNYKGFDPEVNSTANANFSTSDFLTLPPSRTWTARINVNY comes from the coding sequence ATGACGATTCGTTATCTCAACCGAGTGCTACTCTTTATTGCCGGGACGCTCGTCGCGCCCGCAATACTTGTAGCCCAACAGACTGGCGGTACGATCACCGGGAGTGTGGTGGACGCATCGTCGCACGCACCGATCCCGTCGGTGCGGATCCAGATTGTCGGCTCGCAACGCGCGACGCTCGGCGACGCTGAAGGCAAGTTCAGGATCACCGTGCCCGCGGCAGGCCAGTATCAGGTGCGCGCGATGCGAATCGGATTTGCGGCATCGACGCAGACCGCGACAGTGGCGGAAGGCAGCTCGGCGAATATCGTGTTCACACTTTCGCCTGTGGCGATCAGCCTCGAAGAAGTCGTAACGACGGCGACCGGCGAGACGAAGCGCAAGAAGGAGCAGGGTACCGCCGTTGCCATTGTGCAGCCGAAACCCGTGGAGCTGGCCACGGCGCAGTCGGCGAGCCAGCTACTGACGGGAAAGGTCGCGGGTGTTGACGTCGCCACGACTGGCGGCACGGTTGGCTCCGGCTCGCGGATCCGCATTCGCGGCGCCAACTCGCTCTCGCTCAGCAACGAGCCGTTGCTGATCGTCGACGGGGTGCGTTACAACAACCAGTTCTCGGGCATAGGCGTCGGCGGGCAGGCTCCGTCATCCTTCAACAACATCAATCCCGAAGACATTGCCGACATCCAGGTGCTGAAGGGTCCGGCAGCCGCGGCGCAGTATGGCACGGCTGCGGCCAACGGCGTGCTCCAGATCACGACGAAGCACGGCGCCAACACCAAGCCGCGCTGGAATGCGTACGCCGAGGGCGGCACGATCCAGGATGTGGCGACGTATCCGTCGAACTATCACCAGGTGGGTGTGACAACGGCTGGCAAGCGCACCACGACGTGCACACTCGACAGCCAGACTCTGGGCAATTGCACTCCAAACCCGGATTCGCTCGTGTTCTACAATCCGCTGGCGGCATCCGGCGCCCTCATTCACGGGCATCACGGCGGGTATGGCCTGAGCGTGAACGGTGGCACCGACGCTGTCAACTACTACGTTTCCGGCAGCTTCGACAGACAGCAGGGTGTGTTCGCCGTTGACCAGGATCAGAAAGCAAGCGGCCGCGCAAATGTAAACGCCGTACTGAGCCCGCAGCTCAATGTGCAGGTAGGCTCGAGCTATCTGACGGATCACCTGCGACTGCCCCAGAACGACAACAACACGCTCGGCGTTGTGAGCGCTGCGCTGCTCGGCTCCGCATTTCCGAATGCCGCGGATGGCTATCTCAACGGCCAGCTGCCGCAGGTGCTGTATGCGATCAATACCAGGCAGGACATACAGCGTTACGGCAGCACTATCAACTCGACGTACACACCGCTGTCATGGCTGACGGCGACGGGTGTCTTCGGGCTTGATTACACCAATCGCTGGGATCACGAGGTGATTCCGCCGAACGTCGTTACGTTCGGTTCGTTGCCGCAAGGCCAGGTGACATCGAATCCGACCTCGCTATACGACTACACGGCGAACGGGACGTTATCCGCGCACTGGAGTCCGTTTGGCCAGCTCAAGACGACAACGAGCGCTGGATTTGCGTTCGCCAAGGAGTTGATCCAGGGGACGCAGGCGTTCGGCGCAGGTCTGCTTGGCGGGACTGGCTCGCTCAGCGGTACCAGCGCGCGCTTTGCGGTCAGCTCGACGAATACCGACAACAAAACGATCGGTGGCCTCGCGAGCGAGGAGCTCGCATATGCGGACCGGCTGTTCATTACCGGATCGGTAAGAACCGACCAGAACAGCGCGTTCGGTCAGAACTTCGGCCACATTACCTACCCATCGATCAGTGGTTCCTGGGTCGTCGATGAGCAGTCGTGGTTCCCGAAAACCAACCTGTTCAATTCACTGCGCCTGCGCGCGGCGAGCGGCCGGTCGGGAAGGCAGCCAAACTTCCGCGACGCGATCACGTTCTTCAACGAGCAAACGGTCACGGTTAGCGGCGCAGACGTTCCCGGAATCATTGTCGGCGGAACTGGCAACCCGAATCTGCGGCCCGAGCGCTCGTCCGAGTTCGAGTTCGGTTTCGATGCTGGATTCCTCGCTCAGCATATCGGTCTCGAGGTTACGCATTATCACAAGCGAACGGATGACCTGCTGGTCGCGGTTCCCCTCGCTCCATCGCTCGGTCTGACGGCGACTCAGTTCCAGAATCTTGGCGCCGTGCTCAACACCGGATGGGAATACGTGGCGAACGTGAAGGTGCTCGATGCCCGGAAGGTCCAGTTCGACTTCTCCGTAAATGCGTCGACGAACAACAACAAGTTGCTCACTCTTGGTCTGCTGCCGACAGGGAAACCCGTACCACCGATCGTGGTCAACAGCGATCAGCAGCATCGCGTCGGATATGCGCTGGGATCGTACTGGCTCAAGCCGATGTCATTCAAGGACGCGAACGGTGACGGCATAATCGCGCGCTCCGAAATCACTGTCGGTGATACGGCCGTGTACCTCGGCAACATCTTCCCGACCAGGAACTATTCAGTCACGCCGAACCTGACATTGTTCAACTGGATGAGGTTCTCCGCGCTGATCGATCACAAGGGCGGGTTCAAGCTGTTCAACAACACAGCGCGCTTCCGTTGCGCGTTCGGCAACTGTCAGGCAGCGTACGACAAGTCGGCGCCACTTGCGGACCAGGCTGCATCGATCGCCGCAACTTCGCTGGGAACCGACGCAGGCTACGTGGAAGACGCAACCTTCACGAAGCTCCGGGAATTGTCGGTCACGTTCATCGCATCACCACGCGTGGCCCGTGCATTCCATGCACGCGGTCTGGATCTGACCATCGCGGGACGGAATCTGCACACATGGACGAACTACAAGGGCTTCGATCCAGAAGTCAACTCGACTGCCAACGCGAATTTCTCGACTTCGGACTTCCTGACACTTCCACCGTCGCGCACCTGGACCGCACGCATCAATGTCAACTACTGA
- a CDS encoding aminopeptidase P N-terminal domain-containing protein has translation MSRQLHSLLITIGLLAAPIVTHAQISGAEFAARRDSLATHVGNGVVIAFGGRTPVTDFGPFYQLPAFHYLTNFDEADAAFVMVVRNGRATSSTLFLTPIDPRTAFYYGRRPDSASVTSTLGVGARSFSALGTIVDSLATSGLPVYTLADFADADFARQDSLTRGRMFVRTLVSNHPGLVVKDAHPIVDALRARKSPAEIALLRRAAQISSAGHVAVLHIPEPRHEYELKAALENTFTKLGGSRPAYGSIVGAGQRGTQLHYMLDSGTARPGDLVVMDAATEYQGYAADVTRTIPVSGKFTADQRIIYQLVRDAQAAAERNSRPGMSAAAATDSAVAIRASGLAKLGLIESVDATFDPPWKVDCTAAPAQCRQSMLWMIHGISHGLGLAVHDPAQYYTGDRKFMKGDAFTIEPGIYISTAALDVLPATPKNRAFIAHVRAAVERYNNTGVRIEDDYVITDRGLERMSSAPREIDEIESIMKTRPARK, from the coding sequence GTGTCACGGCAACTGCATTCGTTACTGATCACAATTGGACTGCTCGCGGCGCCGATTGTGACGCACGCACAGATCAGCGGCGCTGAGTTCGCAGCGAGACGCGATTCGCTCGCGACACACGTCGGGAACGGCGTCGTGATAGCATTCGGCGGAAGGACACCGGTTACTGATTTCGGACCGTTCTACCAGCTCCCTGCCTTCCACTACCTCACGAACTTCGACGAGGCCGACGCTGCATTCGTCATGGTCGTACGCAACGGCCGTGCAACCAGCAGCACGTTGTTTCTCACGCCGATCGATCCGCGCACGGCATTCTACTACGGACGGCGACCCGACTCCGCCAGTGTGACGAGCACGCTCGGAGTCGGCGCGCGGTCGTTCAGCGCGCTTGGCACGATCGTGGATTCGCTCGCGACGTCGGGACTGCCGGTCTACACGCTGGCGGATTTCGCGGACGCGGACTTCGCACGCCAGGACTCGCTTACGCGCGGACGCATGTTCGTTCGCACGCTTGTCTCGAACCATCCGGGACTCGTGGTGAAGGATGCGCATCCGATCGTCGATGCACTGCGCGCACGCAAGAGTCCGGCGGAGATCGCTCTGCTCAGGCGCGCCGCGCAGATCAGCTCGGCAGGGCACGTCGCCGTACTGCACATTCCCGAACCACGACACGAATACGAGCTCAAGGCCGCTCTCGAAAACACGTTCACTAAGCTGGGTGGCTCGCGGCCTGCGTACGGATCGATCGTCGGTGCTGGACAGCGCGGCACCCAGTTGCACTACATGCTGGACAGTGGTACTGCACGACCGGGCGATCTCGTCGTGATGGATGCAGCCACGGAATACCAGGGTTACGCGGCCGATGTCACACGTACGATTCCGGTGAGCGGAAAGTTCACGGCAGACCAGCGTATCATCTACCAGCTGGTGCGTGATGCGCAGGCGGCCGCGGAGCGCAATTCCAGGCCGGGCATGTCCGCAGCAGCAGCAACCGACTCCGCAGTTGCGATCCGTGCGTCCGGTCTCGCGAAGCTCGGATTGATCGAGAGCGTCGACGCAACGTTCGATCCGCCATGGAAGGTGGACTGCACCGCCGCACCAGCGCAGTGCAGACAATCCATGCTGTGGATGATTCACGGAATCAGTCACGGGCTCGGGCTCGCAGTGCACGACCCCGCGCAATATTACACGGGTGACAGGAAGTTCATGAAGGGCGACGCATTCACGATCGAGCCCGGCATCTACATAAGCACGGCGGCGCTGGACGTTCTTCCCGCCACACCGAAGAATCGGGCGTTCATCGCGCACGTACGCGCGGCAGTCGAGCGTTACAACAATACCGGAGTTCGCATCGAGGACGACTACGTGATAACCGATCGCGGACTGGAGCGAATGAGCAGCGCGCCACGGGAGATCGACGAGATCGAGAGTATCATGAAGACGCGGCCCGCGAGGAAATAG